The Denitrificimonas caeni genome has a segment encoding these proteins:
- a CDS encoding TIGR01777 family oxidoreductase, producing the protein MRILITGGTGLIGRSLCQFWLAQGHEIYVWSRCPEQVKSLCGEAVHGLAELRELDHIKLDAVINLAGAPIADRPWTQARRKLLRDSRIALTEHLVQWLASLSHKPEVLISGSAVGWYGDAGEQVLTESSPVQTTDFATQLCADWENAALAAESLAIRVVLIRTGLVLTAKGGFLSRLLPLFRLGLGGKQGSGQQWMPWVHLDDEVALIDHLLQHVSAQGVYNACAPEPVRNQQFAQALGKHLRRPAVLPVPGFALKLMLGDMAGLLLGGQNIRPERTAEIGFEFKYRELPAALAAL; encoded by the coding sequence ATGCGTATTTTAATAACCGGCGGTACGGGCTTGATTGGTCGCAGTTTGTGTCAGTTTTGGTTGGCGCAAGGCCATGAGATTTATGTCTGGAGTCGTTGCCCTGAACAGGTGAAAAGCTTGTGTGGCGAGGCTGTGCATGGGCTGGCGGAGTTGCGTGAGCTGGATCATATCAAGCTTGATGCGGTGATTAACTTGGCTGGTGCCCCCATTGCTGATCGGCCCTGGACGCAGGCGCGGCGCAAGTTATTACGCGATAGCCGCATTGCTCTCACTGAGCATCTGGTGCAGTGGCTGGCCAGCTTGTCACATAAGCCAGAGGTGTTGATTTCAGGTTCGGCAGTGGGTTGGTACGGCGATGCTGGGGAGCAGGTATTAACCGAAAGCAGTCCTGTGCAAACCACGGACTTTGCTACGCAGCTTTGTGCTGACTGGGAAAATGCTGCTTTAGCTGCTGAATCGCTGGCGATTCGTGTGGTCTTGATTCGTACAGGATTGGTGTTAACCGCTAAAGGCGGCTTTTTATCGCGCTTATTACCGCTGTTTCGTCTCGGTTTAGGCGGTAAACAAGGTAGCGGTCAGCAGTGGATGCCGTGGGTGCACTTAGACGATGAAGTCGCTTTGATTGATCACCTGTTGCAGCATGTATCAGCTCAGGGTGTTTACAATGCCTGCGCACCAGAGCCGGTGCGCAATCAGCAGTTTGCACAGGCTTTAGGCAAGCATCTGCGCCGCCCTGCAGTGTTGCCTGTGCCGGGCTTTGCGCTAAAGCTCATGCTGGGAGACATGGCCGGGTTATTGTTAGGTGGACAAAATATTCGTCCTGAGCGTACTGCAGAGATTGGCTTTGAGTTTAAGTATCGAGAGCTGCCTGCGGCATTGGCTGCACTTTAA